A window of Planococcus sp. MSAK28401 genomic DNA:
ATCATATTTTAGGGAATCTCAAAGAATCCTCAACGAGTATTCTTTTCAATCTCCATTACCAGGTCCGAAAGATTCCGATAAAGAAATGCATAGGGGAAAAATTGATAAATTAGAAGAAGAGTATAAAGACAAAAAAGAGAAATACTTAAATTTAAAAGCAGAAAAATTATCAGCAGCGAAATAGAAAAAAGATACGAGAGATTATTCGCGCGTCTTTTTTTATTGAGTGGTTTTGTCCGTCAAAATTTAAAAGGCGATAGCGATTAAATTTAAGTGTCTTGCTGAGTCTAGCTATCGGCAGACGCTCAGCAACGGACAAAATGGAAATCGTCAAGGGTAGAGGGTGGAGATTTTTCAGCGCAGCGTTTTGAAAAATACGACCCGTGCCTTGACGATTTCCAAACGGTTTACGAGTGCTACCTTGTTGAGGTTGCAGGAGGATGTTTTGGTGTTTGCCCCTTTTTAAAAAGGGGCAAGGTTCTATGTTTTTCGTTCGCTTAAGCGAACGATCGGCGATAGCCGAAAACCCTCGGAGAGCACACCTTTATGCAATAAAGTATAGTGTGCTATACTTTACATGGAAGTTGACCGAAATAAGGGGGGCGTGTTTTTGTGAGTTTTGCTGTGGTACGGATGCAGAAAATGAAGAGCCCGGATTTAAAGGGCATGCAATTTCACAACCAGCGAGAACGGGAAAGTCGGACGAATCCAGACATCGATCCGGACCGTGAGCACTTGAATTATGATTTGCTGCATCAAGAGAAAATTGATTATAACCAACAAGTAAAAGCCATCATCGAGAGCCAAAAAGTAAGCGAACGGAAAACCCGAAAAGATGCCGTGCTCGTGAATGAGCTGCTGGTGACGTCGGACCGGAAATTTTTTGACGGGTTAGATCCGGCTGAACAGAAACGGTTTTTTGAGGAAAGCCATAAATTGTTCTCTGAACGTTACGGCCAACAAAACATTGCGTATGCGACCGTTCATAACGACGAGAAAACGCCTCACATGCATTTAGGAGTCGTTCCGATGCGGGACGGCAAACTCCAGGGCAAAAATGTCTTTAATCGGCAAGAATTGCAGTGGATGCAAGAGGAATTTCCGAAACACATGCAAAGCTTGGGCTTCGAAGTGGAACGGGGCATTGCTTCGGACCGGAAACACATCGAAATGGGCTTCGAAGTGGAACGGGGCATTGCTTCGGACCGGAAACACATCGAAATGAGCCGTTTTAAGGCATTAACGCTCAATGAGGAGATTAAAACCCTTGAGAAGGAAACCGAAGCCCTGAGAAACGCCCTGAAGGCTTCTAAGAAGGTCGATGAGCTGCAAGTCAGCAAACCCTCTCTATTTGACCGGAACCATGTGAAATTGCCGGTAGAGGATTTTGAAGCCCTCAAAGCAAGAGCCAAAGCGACCGAAGCCATTGAAAGCACGATAGCGACACATGAGAAGCAATTTGATGACATGTTTGATGCAGTGGTTTCCAGCGACCGGAAACTGGAGCAAGAGAAAACCAAGACCGAACGACTGCAGAAAGAAAATAGCCAATTGAAGCAAGAAAACCAGGAGTTGCGAAAAGAAAATAAAA
This region includes:
- the mobV gene encoding MobV family relaxase, which codes for MSFAVVRMQKMKSPDLKGMQFHNQRERESRTNPDIDPDREHLNYDLLHQEKIDYNQQVKAIIESQKVSERKTRKDAVLVNELLVTSDRKFFDGLDPAEQKRFFEESHKLFSERYGQQNIAYATVHNDEKTPHMHLGVVPMRDGKLQGKNVFNRQELQWMQEEFPKHMQSLGFEVERGIASDRKHIEMGFEVERGIASDRKHIEMSRFKALTLNEEIKTLEKETEALRNALKASKKVDELQVSKPSLFDRNHVKLPVEDFEALKARAKATEAIESTIATHEKQFDDMFDAVVSSDRKLEQEKTKTERLQKENSQLKQENQELRKENKTLRSKLNLLVEFAKTHLDKFKEWQKEREQEKQKTMARKRDQELER